In the Sus scrofa isolate TJ Tabasco breed Duroc chromosome 6, Sscrofa11.1, whole genome shotgun sequence genome, one interval contains:
- the RLF gene encoding zinc finger protein Rlf isoform X3: MCHLFSKPISHAYAPFFLMKMLLRRELTLFWSKLQRRIDPSVDTFLERCRQFGVIAKTQQHLFCLIRVIQTEAQDAGLGVSILLCVRALQLRSSEDEEMKASVCKTIACLLPEDLEVRRACQLTEFLIEPSLDGFNMLEELYSQPDQKFDEENAPVPNSLRCELLLALKAHWPFDPEFWDWKTLKRHCHQLLGQEASDSDDDLSGYEMSINDTDVLESFLSDYEEGKEDKQYRRRDMTDQHKEKRDKKPIGSSERYQRWLQYKFFCLLCKRECIEARILHHSKMHMEDGIYTCPVCIKKFKRKEIFVPHVMEHVKMPPSRRDRSRKKLLLKSSQKGICPKSPSTTLEQSQSLNEAKGESHEYVTFSKLEDCHLQDRDLYPCPGTDCSRVFKQFKYLSVHLKAEHQNNDENAKHYLDMKNRREKCTYCRRHFMSAFHLREHEQVHCGPQPYMCVSIDCYARFGSVNELLNHKQKHDDLRYKCELNGCNIVFSDLGQLYHHEAQHFRDASYTCNFVGCKKFYYSKIEYQNHLSMHNVDNSNGDVKKSVKLEEPAASEKQDCIAQTHLLNQADKSHLPEDLLFCAGSASSQIETAENLKENSDSNSSDQLSHSSSASMNEELIDTLDHSETMQDILLSHEKVFVPSSLKEKCSSVAVCFDGTKFTCGFDGCGSTYKNAKGMQKHLRKVHPYHFKPKKIKTKDLFPCLGNEHNQTTEKFDAEPKPSSDTNSDSPDEGLDHNIHTKCKREHQGYSSEASICASKRPCTEDTMLELLLRLKHLSLKNSITHGSFSGSLQGYPSSGAKSLQAVSSISDLNFQNQDENMPSQYLAQLAAKPFFCELQGCKYEFVTREALLMHYLKKHNYSKEKVLQLTMFQHRYSPFQCHICQRSFTRKTHLRIHYKNKHQIGSDRVTQKLLDNEKCDHEGPCSVDRLKGDCSAELGPDPNSNSEKPHCHSKKDECSSETDLESSCEETESKTSDISSPISGHREEGEGREGRGSRRTVAKGNLCYILNKYHKPFHCIHKTCNSSFTNLKGLIRHYRTVHQYNKEQLCLEKDKARTKRELVKCKKIFACKYKECNKRFLCSKALAKHCSDSHNLDHIEEPKVLSEAESAARFSCNQPQCPAVFYTFSKLKHHLMEQHNIEGEIHSDYEIHCDLNGCGQIFTHRSNYSQHVYYRHKDYYDDLFRSQKVANERLLRSEKVCQTAHTQGHEHQTTRKSFNANKAKKCGLIKEKKAPISFKTRAEALHMCVEHSEHTQYPCMVQGCLSVVKLESSIVRHYKRTHQMSSAYLEQQMENLVVCVKYGTKIKEEPPSETEPCIKTEEDRSCESELTKHSHSPGDSSIPVQTADSLHLGERDGGPKGCTESNPVFDADTLLYRGTLKCNHSSETTSLEQCNIVQPPPCKIENSIPNPNGTESGTYFTSFQLPLPRIKDSETGQQSSGQENTVKNITHVPKENFRKHPQPRSFDLKTYKPMGFESSFLKFIQESEEKEDDFDDWEPSEHLTLNNSSQPSNDLTGSVMANNMVNDSDPQVDIPHSSSDSAIHENLTAIPPLIVAETTTVPSLENLRVVLDKALTDCGELALKQLHYLRPVVVLERSKFSTPILDLFPTKKTDELCVGSS; this comes from the coding sequence GCACAAGATGCTGGTCTTGGGGTATCAATTTTACTATGCGTCAGAGCTCTTCAACTCAGATCAAGTGAGGACGAAGAAATGAAGGCATCAGTTTGTAAAACAATTGCTTGTCTCTTACCAGAAGATTTAGAAGTTAGACGAGCCTGTCAGCTTACAGAATTCTTAATTGAACCCAGTTTGGATGGATTTAATATGTTGGAAGAACTATATTCCCAACCAGATCAAAAATTTGATGAAGAAAATGCACCAGTTCCAAATTCTCTCCGATGTGAGCTTTTATTAGCTTTAAAAGCTCACTGGCCTTTTGATCCTGAATTTTGGGACTGGAAAACTTTAAAACGACACTGCCACCAACTTCTAGGACAAGAAGCCTCGGATTCTGATGATGATCTAAGTGGCTATGAAATGTCTATTAATGACACAGATGTTTTAGAGTCATTTCTCAGTGACTATGAGGAAGGTAAAGAAGATAAACAATATAGAAGGAGAGATATGACAGATCAGCAtaaggagaaaagagacaaaaaacccaTTGGTTCTTCTGAAAGATATCAGAGGTGGcttcaatataaatttttctgTTTGCTATGTAAGCGGGAATGTATAGAGGCCAGGATTCTTCATCATTCTAAGATGCATATGGAAGATGGGATTTATACCTGTCCAGTTTgtataaaaaaattcaagagaaaagaaatatttgtgcctcatgtgatggaacatgttaAAATGCCACCAAGCAGAAGAGACCGCTCTAGAAAGAAATTACTGTTGAAAAGCTCTCAAAAGGGAATTTGTCCCAAGAGCCCCTCCACAACCCTGGAGCAAAGTCAATCATTGAATGAAGCCAAAGGAGAGTCACATGAATATGTCACATTCAGCAAATTAGAAGATTGCCACCTGCAAGACAGAGATTTGTACCCATGTCCTGGCACAGACTGTTCCCGTGTGTTTAAGCAATTTAAATACTTAAGTGTGCATCTTAAAGCTGAACAccaaaataatgatgaaaatgcCAAGCACTACTTGGATatgaaaaatagaagagagaagTGTACTTATTGTCGTCGACATTTCATGTCTGCTTTTCACCTGCGAGAACACGAACAAGTGCATTGTGGTCCTCAGCcttatatgtgtgtatctatagATTGTTATGCTAGGTTTGGATCAGTGAACGAACTGCTtaaccataaacaaaaacatgATGATCTGCGTTATAAATGTGAATTAAATGGCTGTAATATTGTTTTCAGTGACTTGGGACAGCTTTACCACCACGAAGCACAACATTTTAGGGATGCGTCTTATACATGCAACTTTGTTGGCtgtaaaaagttttattattccAAAATCGAATACCAGAATCACCTCTCAATGCACAATGTTGATAATTCAAATGGAGATGTAAAGAAATCAGTGAAACTTGAGGAGCCTGCAGCAAGTGAAAAGCAAGATTGTATTGCTCAGACCCATCTACTTAACCAAGCTGATAAATCACATTTACCAGAGGATCTTCTTTTCTGTGCAGGATCAGCTAGTTCTCAAATAGAAACtgcagaaaatctgaaagaaaacagTGACAGTAATTCCAGTGATCAGTTAAGTCACAGCTCTTCAGCTTCCATGAATGAAGAGTTAATTGACACACTGGATCACTCTGAAACCATGCAGGATATATTATTATCTCATGAGAAAGTCTTTGTGCCCtccagtttaaaagaaaaatgttccagTGTGGCAGTTTGTTTTGATGGGACTAAGTTTACTTGTGGTTTTGATGGCTGTGGTTCCACGTACAAAAATGCAAAAGGCATGCAGAAGCATCTAAGGAAGGTTCATCCATACCATTTCAAACccaaaaagataaagacaaaagatCTCTTTCCCTGTTTGGGTAATGAACATAATCAAACAACTGAAAAGTTTGATGCAGAACCTAAACCCAGCTCAGATACAAACAGTGACTCTCCAGATGAAGGTCTGGATCACAATATTCATACTAAATGCAAACGAGAACACCAAGGTTATTCCTCAGAAGCTTCCATTTGTGCTTCTAAAAGGCCATGTACAGAGGATACCATGTTGGAACTTCTGTTACGCTTGAAACATTTAAGCTTGAAAAACTCAATAACACATGGATCTTTCTCAGGGTCATTGCAGGGGTACCCATCCAGTGGTGCTAAGTCTCTTCAAGCAGTTTCATCTATTTCAGACCTTAATTTTCAGAATCAAGATGAAAATATGCCAAGTCAGTATCTTGCACAGTTGGCAGCCAAGCCTTTTTTCTGTGAGCTTCAAGGATGCAAATATGAATTTGTGACCAGAGAGGCTTTGTTAATGCATTATCTTAAAAAGCAtaattattcaaaagaaaaagtcCTTCAGTTAACCATGTTTCAACATCGATATTCCCCTTTCCAGTGCCATATCTGCCAAAGGTCATTTACAAGAAAGACACACCTTAggattcattataaaaataaacatcaaattgGCAGTGACAGAGTAACTCAGAAACTATTAGATAATGAAAAATGTGATCACGAAGGCCCATGCTCAGTAGACAGGTTGAAAGGTGATTGTTCTGCAGAACTTGGACCTGATCCCAACAGTAATTCTGAGAAGCCACACTGTCATTCTAAAAAGGATGAATGCAGTTCAGAAACAGATTTGGAGTCATCCTGcgaagaaacagaaagtaaaacatCTGATATTTCATCACCAATAAGTGGCCatagagaagaaggagaaggaagagaggggagaggtAGCAGAAGAACTGTTGCTAAAGGAAATCTCTGTTATATTTTGAATAAGTACCACAAACCATTCCATTGTATCCACAAAACTTGCAACTCCTCATTCACCAATCTGAAAGGCTTGATTCGCCATTACAGGACTGTGCATCAGTATAACAAAGAGCAGTTATGcttagagaaagacaaagcaaGAACCAAAAGGGAACTTGTCAAATGTAAAAAGATATTTGCTTGCAAATATAAGGAATGTAACAAACGCTTCCTGTGCTCCAAAGCTCTTGCTAAGCACTGCAGTGACTCTCATAACCTAGACCACATTGAAGAGCCGAAAGTGCTTTCAGAAGCTGAATCAGCGGCCAGGTTTTCATGTAACCAGCCTCAGTGCCCTGCTGTATTTTATACATTCAGCAAGTTGAAGCACCACTTGATGGAACAGCATAATATCGAAGGAGAAATACATTCAGATTATGAAATTCATTGTGATCTCAATGGCTGTGGCCAGATTTTCACACATCGCAGTAATTATTCTCAACATGTGTATTATCGACATAAGGACTATTATGACGACCTGTTTAGAAGCCAGAAAGTGGCAAATGAAAGGCTACTAAGGAGCGAAAAGGTGTGTCAAACGGCTCACACTCAGGGCCACGAGCATCAGACTACCAGGAAATCATTTAATGCTAATAAGGCTAAAAAATGTGGCttaatcaaagaaaagaaagctccAATTAGTTTTAAAACAAGAGCTGAAGCCCTCCATATGTGCGTGGAGCATTCTGAGCACACACAGTACCCCTGCATGGTTCAAGGATGCTTATCTGTGGTGAAGTTGGAGAGCAGTATAGTGAGGCATTATAAACGTACCCATCAGATGAGTAGTGCCTATTTAGAGCAACAGATGGAAAATCTTGTCGTTTGTGTAAAATACGGTACCAAAATTAAGGAGGAGCCCCCTTCTGAAACAGAGCCCTGTATAAAGACAGAAGAAGATAGGAGCTGTGAATCCGAGCTCACCAAGCACAGCCATTCCCCAGGGGACAGTAGCATACCTGTCCAGACTGCCGATTCCCTTCATCTGGGTGAAAGGGATGGAGGTCCAAAAGGATGTACAGAAAGCAACCCAGTTTTTGATGCAGATACTCTGCTCTACAGAGGAACTTTGAAATGTAACCATAGTTCAGAAACCACTTCTTTGGAACAGTGTAATATAGTTCAGCCGCCTCCTtgtaaaatagaaaattccaTACCTAACCCTAACGGGACTGAAAGTGGGACTTATTTCACAAGTTTCCAGCTGCCTTTACCAAGGATCAAAGACTCAGAAACTGGGCAGCAAAGTTCAGGGCAAGAAAACACTGTAAAAAATATAACCCATGTCCCAAAAGAGAATTTTAGGAAGCACCCACAGCCCAGGTCATTTGATTTGAAGACGTACAAACCTATGGGATTTGaatcttcatttctgaaatttattcaggaaagtgaagagaaagaagatgattTTGATGATTGGGAGCCTTCAGAGCACTTAACATTAAATAATTCTTCTCAACCCAGTAATGACTTAACAGGGAGTGTTATGGCAAATAATATGGTGAATGACAGTGACCCTCAAGTTGACATACCTCATTCTTCCAGTGACTCTGCAATTCATGAGAACCTGACTGCAATCCCACCTTTAATAGTAGCTGAGACAACAACAGTTCCTTCCTTGGAAAACCTGAGGGTCGTATTGGACAAAGCATTAACAGACTGTGGAGAACTTGCCTTAAAACAGCTTCATTATCTTCGGCCAGTGGTTGTCCTTGAAAGATCTAAGTTTTCCACACCAATTTTAGACTTGTTTCcaacaaaaaagacagatgaGCTTTGTGTAGGAAGTTCCTAA
- the RLF gene encoding zinc finger protein Rlf isoform X2 gives MRIKHLLKSNCIPQATALSKVCAESKEISNVSSFQQAYITCLCSILPNEDAIKEIAKVDCKEVLDIICNLESEGQDNTAFVLCTTYLTQQLQTASVYCSWELTLFWSKLQRRIDPSVDTFLERCRQFGVIAKTQQHLFCLIRVIQTEAQDAGLGVSILLCVRALQLRSSEDEEMKASVCKTIACLLPEDLEVRRACQLTEFLIEPSLDGFNMLEELYSQPDQKFDEENAPVPNSLRCELLLALKAHWPFDPEFWDWKTLKRHCHQLLGQEASDSDDDLSGYEMSINDTDVLESFLSDYEEGKEDKQYRRRDMTDQHKEKRDKKPIGSSERYQRWLQYKFFCLLCKRECIEARILHHSKMHMEDGIYTCPVCIKKFKRKEIFVPHVMEHVKMPPSRRDRSRKKLLLKSSQKGICPKSPSTTLEQSQSLNEAKGESHEYVTFSKLEDCHLQDRDLYPCPGTDCSRVFKQFKYLSVHLKAEHQNNDENAKHYLDMKNRREKCTYCRRHFMSAFHLREHEQVHCGPQPYMCVSIDCYARFGSVNELLNHKQKHDDLRYKCELNGCNIVFSDLGQLYHHEAQHFRDASYTCNFVGCKKFYYSKIEYQNHLSMHNVDNSNGDVKKSVKLEEPAASEKQDCIAQTHLLNQADKSHLPEDLLFCAGSASSQIETAENLKENSDSNSSDQLSHSSSASMNEELIDTLDHSETMQDILLSHEKVFVPSSLKEKCSSVAVCFDGTKFTCGFDGCGSTYKNAKGMQKHLRKVHPYHFKPKKIKTKDLFPCLGNEHNQTTEKFDAEPKPSSDTNSDSPDEGLDHNIHTKCKREHQGYSSEASICASKRPCTEDTMLELLLRLKHLSLKNSITHGSFSGSLQGYPSSGAKSLQAVSSISDLNFQNQDENMPSQYLAQLAAKPFFCELQGCKYEFVTREALLMHYLKKHNYSKEKVLQLTMFQHRYSPFQCHICQRSFTRKTHLRIHYKNKHQIGSDRVTQKLLDNEKCDHEGPCSVDRLKGDCSAELGPDPNSNSEKPHCHSKKDECSSETDLESSCEETESKTSDISSPISGHREEGEGREGRGSRRTVAKGNLCYILNKYHKPFHCIHKTCNSSFTNLKGLIRHYRTVHQYNKEQLCLEKDKARTKRELVKCKKIFACKYKECNKRFLCSKALAKHCSDSHNLDHIEEPKVLSEAESAARFSCNQPQCPAVFYTFSKLKHHLMEQHNIEGEIHSDYEIHCDLNGCGQIFTHRSNYSQHVYYRHKDYYDDLFRSQKVANERLLRSEKVCQTAHTQGHEHQTTRKSFNANKAKKCGLIKEKKAPISFKTRAEALHMCVEHSEHTQYPCMVQGCLSVVKLESSIVRHYKRTHQMSSAYLEQQMENLVVCVKYGTKIKEEPPSETEPCIKTEEDRSCESELTKHSHSPGDSSIPVQTADSLHLGERDGGPKGCTESNPVFDADTLLYRGTLKCNHSSETTSLEQCNIVQPPPCKIENSIPNPNGTESGTYFTSFQLPLPRIKDSETGQQSSGQENTVKNITHVPKENFRKHPQPRSFDLKTYKPMGFESSFLKFIQESEEKEDDFDDWEPSEHLTLNNSSQPSNDLTGSVMANNMVNDSDPQVDIPHSSSDSAIHENLTAIPPLIVAETTTVPSLENLRVVLDKALTDCGELALKQLHYLRPVVVLERSKFSTPILDLFPTKKTDELCVGSS, from the coding sequence GCACAAGATGCTGGTCTTGGGGTATCAATTTTACTATGCGTCAGAGCTCTTCAACTCAGATCAAGTGAGGACGAAGAAATGAAGGCATCAGTTTGTAAAACAATTGCTTGTCTCTTACCAGAAGATTTAGAAGTTAGACGAGCCTGTCAGCTTACAGAATTCTTAATTGAACCCAGTTTGGATGGATTTAATATGTTGGAAGAACTATATTCCCAACCAGATCAAAAATTTGATGAAGAAAATGCACCAGTTCCAAATTCTCTCCGATGTGAGCTTTTATTAGCTTTAAAAGCTCACTGGCCTTTTGATCCTGAATTTTGGGACTGGAAAACTTTAAAACGACACTGCCACCAACTTCTAGGACAAGAAGCCTCGGATTCTGATGATGATCTAAGTGGCTATGAAATGTCTATTAATGACACAGATGTTTTAGAGTCATTTCTCAGTGACTATGAGGAAGGTAAAGAAGATAAACAATATAGAAGGAGAGATATGACAGATCAGCAtaaggagaaaagagacaaaaaacccaTTGGTTCTTCTGAAAGATATCAGAGGTGGcttcaatataaatttttctgTTTGCTATGTAAGCGGGAATGTATAGAGGCCAGGATTCTTCATCATTCTAAGATGCATATGGAAGATGGGATTTATACCTGTCCAGTTTgtataaaaaaattcaagagaaaagaaatatttgtgcctcatgtgatggaacatgttaAAATGCCACCAAGCAGAAGAGACCGCTCTAGAAAGAAATTACTGTTGAAAAGCTCTCAAAAGGGAATTTGTCCCAAGAGCCCCTCCACAACCCTGGAGCAAAGTCAATCATTGAATGAAGCCAAAGGAGAGTCACATGAATATGTCACATTCAGCAAATTAGAAGATTGCCACCTGCAAGACAGAGATTTGTACCCATGTCCTGGCACAGACTGTTCCCGTGTGTTTAAGCAATTTAAATACTTAAGTGTGCATCTTAAAGCTGAACAccaaaataatgatgaaaatgcCAAGCACTACTTGGATatgaaaaatagaagagagaagTGTACTTATTGTCGTCGACATTTCATGTCTGCTTTTCACCTGCGAGAACACGAACAAGTGCATTGTGGTCCTCAGCcttatatgtgtgtatctatagATTGTTATGCTAGGTTTGGATCAGTGAACGAACTGCTtaaccataaacaaaaacatgATGATCTGCGTTATAAATGTGAATTAAATGGCTGTAATATTGTTTTCAGTGACTTGGGACAGCTTTACCACCACGAAGCACAACATTTTAGGGATGCGTCTTATACATGCAACTTTGTTGGCtgtaaaaagttttattattccAAAATCGAATACCAGAATCACCTCTCAATGCACAATGTTGATAATTCAAATGGAGATGTAAAGAAATCAGTGAAACTTGAGGAGCCTGCAGCAAGTGAAAAGCAAGATTGTATTGCTCAGACCCATCTACTTAACCAAGCTGATAAATCACATTTACCAGAGGATCTTCTTTTCTGTGCAGGATCAGCTAGTTCTCAAATAGAAACtgcagaaaatctgaaagaaaacagTGACAGTAATTCCAGTGATCAGTTAAGTCACAGCTCTTCAGCTTCCATGAATGAAGAGTTAATTGACACACTGGATCACTCTGAAACCATGCAGGATATATTATTATCTCATGAGAAAGTCTTTGTGCCCtccagtttaaaagaaaaatgttccagTGTGGCAGTTTGTTTTGATGGGACTAAGTTTACTTGTGGTTTTGATGGCTGTGGTTCCACGTACAAAAATGCAAAAGGCATGCAGAAGCATCTAAGGAAGGTTCATCCATACCATTTCAAACccaaaaagataaagacaaaagatCTCTTTCCCTGTTTGGGTAATGAACATAATCAAACAACTGAAAAGTTTGATGCAGAACCTAAACCCAGCTCAGATACAAACAGTGACTCTCCAGATGAAGGTCTGGATCACAATATTCATACTAAATGCAAACGAGAACACCAAGGTTATTCCTCAGAAGCTTCCATTTGTGCTTCTAAAAGGCCATGTACAGAGGATACCATGTTGGAACTTCTGTTACGCTTGAAACATTTAAGCTTGAAAAACTCAATAACACATGGATCTTTCTCAGGGTCATTGCAGGGGTACCCATCCAGTGGTGCTAAGTCTCTTCAAGCAGTTTCATCTATTTCAGACCTTAATTTTCAGAATCAAGATGAAAATATGCCAAGTCAGTATCTTGCACAGTTGGCAGCCAAGCCTTTTTTCTGTGAGCTTCAAGGATGCAAATATGAATTTGTGACCAGAGAGGCTTTGTTAATGCATTATCTTAAAAAGCAtaattattcaaaagaaaaagtcCTTCAGTTAACCATGTTTCAACATCGATATTCCCCTTTCCAGTGCCATATCTGCCAAAGGTCATTTACAAGAAAGACACACCTTAggattcattataaaaataaacatcaaattgGCAGTGACAGAGTAACTCAGAAACTATTAGATAATGAAAAATGTGATCACGAAGGCCCATGCTCAGTAGACAGGTTGAAAGGTGATTGTTCTGCAGAACTTGGACCTGATCCCAACAGTAATTCTGAGAAGCCACACTGTCATTCTAAAAAGGATGAATGCAGTTCAGAAACAGATTTGGAGTCATCCTGcgaagaaacagaaagtaaaacatCTGATATTTCATCACCAATAAGTGGCCatagagaagaaggagaaggaagagaggggagaggtAGCAGAAGAACTGTTGCTAAAGGAAATCTCTGTTATATTTTGAATAAGTACCACAAACCATTCCATTGTATCCACAAAACTTGCAACTCCTCATTCACCAATCTGAAAGGCTTGATTCGCCATTACAGGACTGTGCATCAGTATAACAAAGAGCAGTTATGcttagagaaagacaaagcaaGAACCAAAAGGGAACTTGTCAAATGTAAAAAGATATTTGCTTGCAAATATAAGGAATGTAACAAACGCTTCCTGTGCTCCAAAGCTCTTGCTAAGCACTGCAGTGACTCTCATAACCTAGACCACATTGAAGAGCCGAAAGTGCTTTCAGAAGCTGAATCAGCGGCCAGGTTTTCATGTAACCAGCCTCAGTGCCCTGCTGTATTTTATACATTCAGCAAGTTGAAGCACCACTTGATGGAACAGCATAATATCGAAGGAGAAATACATTCAGATTATGAAATTCATTGTGATCTCAATGGCTGTGGCCAGATTTTCACACATCGCAGTAATTATTCTCAACATGTGTATTATCGACATAAGGACTATTATGACGACCTGTTTAGAAGCCAGAAAGTGGCAAATGAAAGGCTACTAAGGAGCGAAAAGGTGTGTCAAACGGCTCACACTCAGGGCCACGAGCATCAGACTACCAGGAAATCATTTAATGCTAATAAGGCTAAAAAATGTGGCttaatcaaagaaaagaaagctccAATTAGTTTTAAAACAAGAGCTGAAGCCCTCCATATGTGCGTGGAGCATTCTGAGCACACACAGTACCCCTGCATGGTTCAAGGATGCTTATCTGTGGTGAAGTTGGAGAGCAGTATAGTGAGGCATTATAAACGTACCCATCAGATGAGTAGTGCCTATTTAGAGCAACAGATGGAAAATCTTGTCGTTTGTGTAAAATACGGTACCAAAATTAAGGAGGAGCCCCCTTCTGAAACAGAGCCCTGTATAAAGACAGAAGAAGATAGGAGCTGTGAATCCGAGCTCACCAAGCACAGCCATTCCCCAGGGGACAGTAGCATACCTGTCCAGACTGCCGATTCCCTTCATCTGGGTGAAAGGGATGGAGGTCCAAAAGGATGTACAGAAAGCAACCCAGTTTTTGATGCAGATACTCTGCTCTACAGAGGAACTTTGAAATGTAACCATAGTTCAGAAACCACTTCTTTGGAACAGTGTAATATAGTTCAGCCGCCTCCTtgtaaaatagaaaattccaTACCTAACCCTAACGGGACTGAAAGTGGGACTTATTTCACAAGTTTCCAGCTGCCTTTACCAAGGATCAAAGACTCAGAAACTGGGCAGCAAAGTTCAGGGCAAGAAAACACTGTAAAAAATATAACCCATGTCCCAAAAGAGAATTTTAGGAAGCACCCACAGCCCAGGTCATTTGATTTGAAGACGTACAAACCTATGGGATTTGaatcttcatttctgaaatttattcaggaaagtgaagagaaagaagatgattTTGATGATTGGGAGCCTTCAGAGCACTTAACATTAAATAATTCTTCTCAACCCAGTAATGACTTAACAGGGAGTGTTATGGCAAATAATATGGTGAATGACAGTGACCCTCAAGTTGACATACCTCATTCTTCCAGTGACTCTGCAATTCATGAGAACCTGACTGCAATCCCACCTTTAATAGTAGCTGAGACAACAACAGTTCCTTCCTTGGAAAACCTGAGGGTCGTATTGGACAAAGCATTAACAGACTGTGGAGAACTTGCCTTAAAACAGCTTCATTATCTTCGGCCAGTGGTTGTCCTTGAAAGATCTAAGTTTTCCACACCAATTTTAGACTTGTTTCcaacaaaaaagacagatgaGCTTTGTGTAGGAAGTTCCTAA
- the TMCO2 gene encoding transmembrane and coiled-coil domain-containing protein 2, translating into MSSPSSAWDVIIDYLSLSSIWKYLQATLMGETSVPQQTNLGRLDNLAPAVQVLLGISFLILLGIGVYALWKRSVQSIQKILLFIITLYKLYKKGSDFFQALLVSPEGSALPVQDNIFLSLGLQEKILKKLQMVENKVKDLEGMIISQKPTTKRDCSSEPYCSCSDCQSPLPTSGFTSTSEM; encoded by the exons atgtcaTCTCCATCTTCTGCCTGGGACGTCATCATAGATTATCTCTCTCTGAGCTCGATATGGAAGTATCTACAAGCAACTCTTATGGGAGAGACTAGTGTGCCTCAGCAAACAAATTTGGGGCGGCTAGATAATCTTGCTCCAGCTGTGCAAGTTCTCCTGgggatttcctttttgattttattggGAATAGGAGTATATGCCTTATGGAAACGAAGTGTTCAGTCAATTCAG AAAATATTGTTGTTTATAATCACACTCTACAAACTTTACAAGAAAGGCTCAGATTTTTTTCAGGCTTTGCTGGTCAGCCCAGAAGGGAGTGCTCTCCCGGTTCAAGACAATATCTTCCTATCATTGGGCCTGcaagagaaaattctgaaaaagctTCAGATGGTGGAAAACAAAGTGAAAGACCTGGAGGGGATGATCATTTCCCAAAAACCTACCACAAAGAGGGACTGTTCCTCTGAGCCCTACTGCAGCTGCTCCGACTGTCAGAGCCCCTTGCCGACATCAGGGTTTACATCCACATCTGAAATGTGA